The genomic interval tgtatacaaaatttgtttaccattttcttttcatattgttgtttctttgttttcttttgtaaaaacaaaatattatatacatatttatgaaaaCTTCTCTTAAAATGCTTGTTTGATTGGTAAAAATGTGAGTaacaaattttcgaaaaaCCCACTTCTTCTAACCGGTAACTAGCCCCGAAAAattagtacatatatatatatcttctcatatatagtatttttatgatatataataatcTGTCGGCATGTTGCTGTCATCCAATGTTGTTCTTGTAATACTCTTTCTATATGTTTCGTTAATTAGTGCATTTGATCTACTTTCAATTATCGTAAAACCAATATTCAAATCCCAGACTTTTCTCTTTATTTCGAGTCGCCAAACACTGAAATCAACATACTCTAATCTTATCTCATCTTACTTTTTTTCGaaaattgtttgcttgttATTTATGTAGAATTTTCTAAAGTAGGAACGTATTTCCAACATCGAACATTCTTTGAATCTATCATTTTATACCCTCTAAAACTTGACAAGTAATATTAGATtttaagatatacatatacatatgttctAACACACTAGAAACAAACTCCCATTTATGCATAGTcggaaaatttgaaaaattaaatcataCTTGTTGAGTTAATTTTCATAATACCCCAAGCATATAAATGATAAGAAATAGAAGTAGCTGGAAATAGGatacaataaaaatcttttataattaaaaagacattttttttcttttgtacaACATCAATATTTCAAAGAACTTGATATAGCTTATTTTTACTACTTAaagaaattttgaaaaaatgttattagtaaaaaaaaaaacattccaTTTAAAAATCATTGCCCTACTCATGCGCTGGACCCCTAAAAACCCATCCATTAATACTTTTACAgaacaatattttataataattccGTTGAACTCCTTTTAAATGTGCTAGCGTACCCAGTCAAAAGTCTCGAACTCCTCCGCCAGTCATCAGATTGTATGCtagctttttattatttccacCTCTCTGCTTAAACCTAGCATTTTAAGTTTGTTCTCTTTGTTAACCGTGTAAAACGCAGTTGATTAACAACAAGCATCAATGTGCTTAGCCACAGATCCCCAAAccatatacgtatatatgaaaaaaaaagaataaatactGCCCAAGCCAAGCATCTGAACAttacgtttgtgtgtgtatgaccTTTGCAGACTGTTCCTGTGCGGCGAAAACGGCGTCTGACTATGAAACGGATGAAGAAAACAACACACAGCCATTCAATCCAATTGCCACGAACGGAGAGCCCTTTCCCTGGCTGGAAAAGCTGCTGCCCAACAGCGTGCGACCCTTGCGTTACATGGTTACGATACACCCCAATCTCACAACGCTGGACGTCAAAGGTGAGTCTTGAGCCGAGAACCACCCGATTCGTTAGACTTTCCCCTAATTCTCTCTCTTAATTACTTTCAAATGCGGCAGGTCAAGTGACCATCGATCTGTTCATAGAGCGGGAAACCAATTTCATTGTGCTGCACATACAGGATCTGAACGTTACGGAGAAGGTGAGTTAAGACGGGGACAATTGATGGACTCTTaactaattgcattttatgcaaCAGGCGCTGGTTACGCCCGGTCCCAAGGGTTATGCCTTGAAGATAGTCAAGGTGCTGGAATTTCCGCCACGTCAGCAATTTTATATTGAGGTTAAGGAGAAGCTAAAGAAGAAATCGAATTATACGCTGAACTTACGCTGGTATTCCAAGCTGAATCCCGAGCCGGAGGGTTTCTATGTGGATCAGTACGAAAGCTTCAATGGACGGGAACGGTAAGtgtcaaatacatttttgtgaAGCTGGAAGCTGATTCGACTTCACGAGAGTAATCCGTAATCCTTTACAGCCTGCTGGCAGCCACAGTCTTCAGACCAAATGGCGCACGTCGCGCCTTTCCATGTTTTGATGAACCGCACGTGCGCGCGCCCTTCCGCATCTCGGTATTTCGTGATCGCTTCCATATAGGTCTATCCAATTCGATAGTGCATACCACAGAGGATGTGGGCTTCTATATGGGCACAGGCCTGGTAAGTGCACTTCCACAGGCATCACATGGGGTTTTGCCAATTGTTTGTACCCTGATTTTAGCTGCGTGACGACTTCATCGAGACGCCACCATTGCCCGCCGATGCTGTTGCCTGGGTGGTCAGCGACTTTCAGCGGGAATCGCTGCAACCCTCGGCTGCGTACATACCCACCACGGTGGCTCCAGCCACCGCCGGCAGCGGCAAGAAGCCCTCACAGCTGAACAATTACACGCAGCTGAAGAGCAAAAATCCGCCGGTGCGCAATATTACGGCTCTGACGCACTCGCTCAACGTGAATTTGACGCCCTTCCACAATGTCAGCAGCTCGACGACCACAGCGCTGCCCATGACCATCAATGGGAATGGCAAGCCCACAAATCTGACCTCCTTGTCACAGTCCACCGGCTCGTCCATTAAGCGTGCACCATCGTATACGTTTTATGCGCCCAGAGATTTGCTGCCGCGCTCCTCCTTCATTCTGCACACATCCCGTGATGTGTTGGAGTATCTGCAGACCTGGCTGGACATCAGCTATCCTCTGACCAAGGTGGACTTTGTGGCGCTGCCTTCGCTGGACCGCAATTTGATCTCCTCCTTGGGTCTGGTTACGCTGAAGACTTCTTTTCTGACCGATCCCCATTCCATTACCTCGGAGCAGTATCAGTTCAGTGCGCTGCGCATTGCCGAGGCCATGGTGCGTCAGTTCTTCGGCGGCATCACCTCGCGCAAGGTGCTCAAGGATGTCTGGCTGTGGGAGGGTCTCATTCAATATCTGGGCATACATGCGCTGGCTCCACTCCAAGACAGCTGGCCCCTGCGCGAGATGTACCTGCTGAAGATGGCCAATGCGGCGCTGGACATTGATGCCATTCAGGGCTGGGACAGCATCATGAACGGCACCCGGCACGATGGCAACAACGAGGAGTTCTTTGTCCAGAAAACGGCAGCTATATTCTCCATGCTGCACACGGCCATTGGCGAGGATCGCTTCCGCGGCTGTCTGGGCACCTTCCTCAAGCTGAACCGCTTCAAGACCGCCGAGCCCACGGATCTCTGGACCATATGCACGAAAAAGGCGAATGGCTCCAAGAACATTAAGGACATGATGACGCTGTGGACACATCAGCCCGGATTTCCGCTGCTCACCGTTACCAAAATGGGCAACACCATATCCATATCGCAGCGACCCTTCAAGCCAGCCGACTTTCTGGCCATTCACGATGAATCCTACGatggcaacaactacaacaagacCACACTGAATGCCACCGACTTGCCCAGCACCGTGGCGCCCACCCATGCCAGCAAGCACAAGTCTGTGCCGCATCTCAAATGGATTTTTCCGGTTACATATGTCACCGATATCAACAATGTCAGCGAGACGCTCTGGATGCAGAACATCGATGGTGAGTAGCTCGAATCACGTTGGGTTGGAGGACATCAAGCCCTCATTTGACTAGAGTCGCTGCATAAACTCTGTAGAGAAAGCACCTAAGACCTACTTTAGACCTTTCTGAAATCTAACCGGACTGAGCTGAAGCCTGATAGATATATCATAGATCTGAGTGTATCCTCTCATCAAGAGATTCGCTACAAGAAATATGATGAATAGAAATTTTCCTGATTTTAAACATAACACAAATGTTGGCTCTTGCATTTTCAGTAACTTTCAATGTGCCGGAGAATGTGAAATGGATCAAGGTGAATGCCATACAGAATGGCTATTATCGCGTTGTCTACAACGATGACAACTGGGCTAGTCTCATCGAGGAGCTGTCCAACAATCCGAATCGTTTTAGCAGCGAGGTTTGTATggatatataaatgaaatgtggacttaaatttaatttcatggAATGTCGCCGTAGGATCGTCTCGGCCTGCTCTCGGATGCGTTTACCTTGTGC from Drosophila virilis strain 15010-1051.87 chromosome 2, Dvir_AGI_RSII-ME, whole genome shotgun sequence carries:
- the LOC6630314 gene encoding endoplasmic reticulum aminopeptidase 2 isoform X1; translated protein: MLCCGFCCGNMSKRDYKVATTDGIELEPLGGEKSDKEKDKDKEKQTNGVTFGGESSGGRQTRTGVAVCSQRRALLVAGIVLGSLLLTAVIIAYAGPQNDCSCAAKTASDYETDEENNTQPFNPIATNGEPFPWLEKLLPNSVRPLRYMVTIHPNLTTLDVKGQVTIDLFIERETNFIVLHIQDLNVTEKALVTPGPKGYALKIVKVLEFPPRQQFYIEVKEKLKKKSNYTLNLRWYSKLNPEPEGFYVDQYESFNGRERLLAATVFRPNGARRAFPCFDEPHVRAPFRISVFRDRFHIGLSNSIVHTTEDVGFYMGTGLLRDDFIETPPLPADAVAWVVSDFQRESLQPSAAYIPTTVAPATAGSGKKPSQLNNYTQLKSKNPPVRNITALTHSLNVNLTPFHNVSSSTTTALPMTINGNGKPTNLTSLSQSTGSSIKRAPSYTFYAPRDLLPRSSFILHTSRDVLEYLQTWLDISYPLTKVDFVALPSLDRNLISSLGLVTLKTSFLTDPHSITSEQYQFSALRIAEAMVRQFFGGITSRKVLKDVWLWEGLIQYLGIHALAPLQDSWPLREMYLLKMANAALDIDAIQGWDSIMNGTRHDGNNEEFFVQKTAAIFSMLHTAIGEDRFRGCLGTFLKLNRFKTAEPTDLWTICTKKANGSKNIKDMMTLWTHQPGFPLLTVTKMGNTISISQRPFKPADFLAIHDESYDGNNYNKTTLNATDLPSTVAPTHASKHKSVPHLKWIFPVTYVTDINNVSETLWMQNIDVTFNVPENVKWIKVNAIQNGYYRVVYNDDNWASLIEELSNNPNRFSSEDRLGLLSDAFTLCHANLLPCEITMNMIQYLPSETHYGPMALAVRHLEKWRRILKYSECFLMLSEFIKMKLSTVMEKVGWTDEGDVASRLMRPEVLLASVLWEDIDSITKAKNMLNQYLYYNGSAIAPNLREVVYTGSILSGEYIYWQHCWERFVNLQRTSETFVERMQLLRALGRTKDAWLQNRLLSHVTMLPTEEVVQVLKAIAGTPTGGAMACRFLQAKWFELEKRLGAGTISFAKVISAITQYGATKFDYDELKSLVHRFGRGQGMSVLNMTLSSVASNVEWVARSQTALYKWVESNLHSHR
- the LOC6630314 gene encoding endoplasmic reticulum aminopeptidase 2 isoform X3 translates to MTNDPDLDDCAFLSGGESSGGRQTRTGVAVCSQRRALLVAGIVLGSLLLTAVIIAYAGPQNDCSCAAKTASDYETDEENNTQPFNPIATNGEPFPWLEKLLPNSVRPLRYMVTIHPNLTTLDVKGQVTIDLFIERETNFIVLHIQDLNVTEKALVTPGPKGYALKIVKVLEFPPRQQFYIEVKEKLKKKSNYTLNLRWYSKLNPEPEGFYVDQYESFNGRERLLAATVFRPNGARRAFPCFDEPHVRAPFRISVFRDRFHIGLSNSIVHTTEDVGFYMGTGLLRDDFIETPPLPADAVAWVVSDFQRESLQPSAAYIPTTVAPATAGSGKKPSQLNNYTQLKSKNPPVRNITALTHSLNVNLTPFHNVSSSTTTALPMTINGNGKPTNLTSLSQSTGSSIKRAPSYTFYAPRDLLPRSSFILHTSRDVLEYLQTWLDISYPLTKVDFVALPSLDRNLISSLGLVTLKTSFLTDPHSITSEQYQFSALRIAEAMVRQFFGGITSRKVLKDVWLWEGLIQYLGIHALAPLQDSWPLREMYLLKMANAALDIDAIQGWDSIMNGTRHDGNNEEFFVQKTAAIFSMLHTAIGEDRFRGCLGTFLKLNRFKTAEPTDLWTICTKKANGSKNIKDMMTLWTHQPGFPLLTVTKMGNTISISQRPFKPADFLAIHDESYDGNNYNKTTLNATDLPSTVAPTHASKHKSVPHLKWIFPVTYVTDINNVSETLWMQNIDVTFNVPENVKWIKVNAIQNGYYRVVYNDDNWASLIEELSNNPNRFSSEDRLGLLSDAFTLCHANLLPCEITMNMIQYLPSETHYGPMALAVRHLEKWRRILKYSECFLMLSEFIKMKLSTVMEKVGWTDEGDVASRLMRPEVLLASVLWEDIDSITKAKNMLNQYLYYNGSAIAPNLREVVYTGSILSGEYIYWQHCWERFVNLQRTSETFVERMQLLRALGRTKDAWLQNRLLSHVTMLPTEEVVQVLKAIAGTPTGGAMACRFLQAKWFELEKRLGAGTISFAKVISAITQYGATKFDYDELKSLVHRFGRGQGMSVLNMTLSSVASNVEWVARSQTALYKWVESNLHSHR
- the LOC6630314 gene encoding endoplasmic reticulum aminopeptidase 2 isoform X2, translated to MLCCGFCCGNMSKRDYKVATTDGIELEPLGGEKSDKEKDKDKEKQTNGVTFGGESSGGRQTRTGVAVCSQRRALLVAGIVLGSLLLTAVIIAYAGPQNENNTQPFNPIATNGEPFPWLEKLLPNSVRPLRYMVTIHPNLTTLDVKGQVTIDLFIERETNFIVLHIQDLNVTEKALVTPGPKGYALKIVKVLEFPPRQQFYIEVKEKLKKKSNYTLNLRWYSKLNPEPEGFYVDQYESFNGRERLLAATVFRPNGARRAFPCFDEPHVRAPFRISVFRDRFHIGLSNSIVHTTEDVGFYMGTGLLRDDFIETPPLPADAVAWVVSDFQRESLQPSAAYIPTTVAPATAGSGKKPSQLNNYTQLKSKNPPVRNITALTHSLNVNLTPFHNVSSSTTTALPMTINGNGKPTNLTSLSQSTGSSIKRAPSYTFYAPRDLLPRSSFILHTSRDVLEYLQTWLDISYPLTKVDFVALPSLDRNLISSLGLVTLKTSFLTDPHSITSEQYQFSALRIAEAMVRQFFGGITSRKVLKDVWLWEGLIQYLGIHALAPLQDSWPLREMYLLKMANAALDIDAIQGWDSIMNGTRHDGNNEEFFVQKTAAIFSMLHTAIGEDRFRGCLGTFLKLNRFKTAEPTDLWTICTKKANGSKNIKDMMTLWTHQPGFPLLTVTKMGNTISISQRPFKPADFLAIHDESYDGNNYNKTTLNATDLPSTVAPTHASKHKSVPHLKWIFPVTYVTDINNVSETLWMQNIDVTFNVPENVKWIKVNAIQNGYYRVVYNDDNWASLIEELSNNPNRFSSEDRLGLLSDAFTLCHANLLPCEITMNMIQYLPSETHYGPMALAVRHLEKWRRILKYSECFLMLSEFIKMKLSTVMEKVGWTDEGDVASRLMRPEVLLASVLWEDIDSITKAKNMLNQYLYYNGSAIAPNLREVVYTGSILSGEYIYWQHCWERFVNLQRTSETFVERMQLLRALGRTKDAWLQNRLLSHVTMLPTEEVVQVLKAIAGTPTGGAMACRFLQAKWFELEKRLGAGTISFAKVISAITQYGATKFDYDELKSLVHRFGRGQGMSVLNMTLSSVASNVEWVARSQTALYKWVESNLHSHR
- the LOC6630314 gene encoding endoplasmic reticulum aminopeptidase 2 isoform X4, whose protein sequence is MVTIHPNLTTLDVKGQVTIDLFIERETNFIVLHIQDLNVTEKALVTPGPKGYALKIVKVLEFPPRQQFYIEVKEKLKKKSNYTLNLRWYSKLNPEPEGFYVDQYESFNGRERLLAATVFRPNGARRAFPCFDEPHVRAPFRISVFRDRFHIGLSNSIVHTTEDVGFYMGTGLLRDDFIETPPLPADAVAWVVSDFQRESLQPSAAYIPTTVAPATAGSGKKPSQLNNYTQLKSKNPPVRNITALTHSLNVNLTPFHNVSSSTTTALPMTINGNGKPTNLTSLSQSTGSSIKRAPSYTFYAPRDLLPRSSFILHTSRDVLEYLQTWLDISYPLTKVDFVALPSLDRNLISSLGLVTLKTSFLTDPHSITSEQYQFSALRIAEAMVRQFFGGITSRKVLKDVWLWEGLIQYLGIHALAPLQDSWPLREMYLLKMANAALDIDAIQGWDSIMNGTRHDGNNEEFFVQKTAAIFSMLHTAIGEDRFRGCLGTFLKLNRFKTAEPTDLWTICTKKANGSKNIKDMMTLWTHQPGFPLLTVTKMGNTISISQRPFKPADFLAIHDESYDGNNYNKTTLNATDLPSTVAPTHASKHKSVPHLKWIFPVTYVTDINNVSETLWMQNIDVTFNVPENVKWIKVNAIQNGYYRVVYNDDNWASLIEELSNNPNRFSSEDRLGLLSDAFTLCHANLLPCEITMNMIQYLPSETHYGPMALAVRHLEKWRRILKYSECFLMLSEFIKMKLSTVMEKVGWTDEGDVASRLMRPEVLLASVLWEDIDSITKAKNMLNQYLYYNGSAIAPNLREVVYTGSILSGEYIYWQHCWERFVNLQRTSETFVERMQLLRALGRTKDAWLQNRLLSHVTMLPTEEVVQVLKAIAGTPTGGAMACRFLQAKWFELEKRLGAGTISFAKVISAITQYGATKFDYDELKSLVHRFGRGQGMSVLNMTLSSVASNVEWVARSQTALYKWVESNLHSHR